TCATATTCTTCGTTAAAACTCTTTATGCTTGATAGTACTGGGTTAGCCGCGTTTTGTCCTAATCCGCAGAGTGCTGTGTCTTGTATGAAGTGTGATAATTCTTCTATTTTTTCTAGGTCTTGTGGCGTCGCGATTCCTCTTGTTACTTTTGTTAGTAATTCTAGTAATCTTTTAGATCCTTCTCTGCACGGTGTGCATTTCCCGCAACTTTCTTGTTGTGTAAAGTTTATGAAGAATTTTGCTATGTTCACTATGCATGATTTGTCGTTTGCTACTATGAATCCACCTGATCCTATTATTGTTCCTAGTTCTTGTAGGGTTTCATAATCTAAGGGTGTGTCTAATTTGTTTTTTGGTAAGAATCCTCCTGCTGGTCCTCCTGATAGTAATGCTTTGAATTTTGTGTTATCTATCATTCCTCCGCCAATGCTGTACACTAAGTCTTTTAGTGGTATTCCGAATGGTACTTCTATAACTCCTGTTCTTTTTATTTTTCCTGTTAAGCATATTATTTTTGTTCCTTTGGTTTTTGTTGTTCCTATTTCTGCGTATTTTTCAGGAGTTATTCTCATTATGGTTGTGACGTGTCCCCATGTTCCGACGTTGTTTACTAGTGTTGGTAATCCTCGGAATCCTTTCTGTGCTGGGAACGGCGGTCTAGGGTTTGGTTGTCCTCTTTTTCCTTCTAGTGAATTTATTAGTGCTGATTCTTCTCCGCACACGAATGCTCCTGCGCCTTGTTGTATTTTTAGGTCAAAATTAAATTTTTTTCCTAGGATGTGTTGTCCTAGTAGTCCTTTTTTGTATGCTTCATCTATCGCGTTTTGTAATATTTTGATTGCTAAGGGGTATTCTGCTCTTGTGTATATTATTCCTTCTTCGCATCCTGTGGCGTATGCTCCTATTGTCATTCCTTCTATTATTTTATATGGATCGCTTTCCATTAATGTTCTATTCATGAACGCTCCTGGGTCTCCTTCGTCTCCGTTACAAATTAAGTATTTTTTTCCTTTTTTTTCTGCTAGGAACGACCATTTTAGTCCTGTTGGGAATCCTGCGCCTCCTCTTCCTCTTAGTCCTGATTTTTTTATGTCTTCTACTACTTCTAAAGGTTCTTTGTTTATCGCGTTTTGTAATGCTTGGTATCCTTCTTTTGCTAAGTAGTGTTCTAGTTTGTAAGGGTTTATTGTTCCGCAATTATTCATTACTAATCTTTTTTGTTTTTTGTAAAATTCTAGGTCTTCTAATTCGTGTGCTAAGAATAATTGTTTGTGTTTCTTATTTTGTTTTATTGAATCTATTAGTTCTTGTACGTTTTCTTCTGTGACGTATCCGTAAATCGTTTTTTTTCCGTTGTTTATCACTGTCACGATTGGTTCCGCGTAGCACATCCCTGCGCATCCTGTTTTGTCTACTTCGTAGGGTAAATCTGATTTTTTTAATGCTTCATATACTGGTTGTGCTCCTGCAGATATTCCGCACGTGGCTAAGCCTATGGTTATTCTGTTCTTCTCTAGGTCTGTTTTGCCTTTTTTTCTTAGTTCTTCTAATTTTATTGTTGGGTGAATCATTTTGCGTTGTTTATTCTTAGTTCTTGTATTATTTTCTTTGTTTTTTCTTTGTTTTGTTCTCCGTAAACTTTTTGATTTATCATTATCGCGGGTGCTTTCGCGCATGCTCCTATGCAGTTTACTTCTTCTAACGAGAATAATTTGTCCTTAGTGGTTTCTCCGCTTTTTATTTTTAGTAATTCTTCTATGCTTTTTAGTAAGCTGTCTGATTTTTTTACGTGACAAGCAGTTCCTCTACACACACATACGTGGTTTTTGCCTGGTTCTTTAAGTTTGAATTGTGAATAAAATGTTAGTACGCCGTATAGGTTTATTGCTGGTATTCCTAGTTCTTTTGATATTTTAATTATTGCTTCTTCGCTTATGTATTTGTTTTTTTCTTGTATTTCTTGTAGTAGTTCTATGATGTTTTTTTCTTGTATTTCTTGTGTGTCTGGATTTTTTTGTATTTCTTCTAGGAATTGTTTTTCTAATTTTTTTAATTCTAGTTTGTTTGGTTTATTGGTTCCTATGTATTTTTTGTATTTTTTGAATGGATTAGATTCGCATCTGAACAAGTAATAATAGTCTTGTTCGTGTATTTTTACTTTTCTTAGAAAAACCATATCGTTTACGCATTGTTTATAGTTTAAAAATGTTTTGTCGTATTATTGAGTGATAAATTTTTTTTTGAATTCGTTTTTTTCTTGTAAAGATTTATAAAGTGTCGCTCTTTTCTTTTTGGTTATGACGTCTGAAGATAAGCCTAAAGTTAAAAAAACTGTTAAGAAAGTTTCTAAAGTGGTTAAGGATAAAATTAAAGATGTTAAAATTGTTAAGGACACTAAGAAAAGTGTTAATATTGTTAAGAATAAATCTGATTTTTTGCAGCCTTCTATTAATATTGGTTTGGTTGGTCACGTTGATCATGGTAAGACTACTTTGACTGAGCGTTTATCTGGTAAGTGGACTGATACTCATTCTGAGGAGATGAAGCGTGGTATCACTATTAAGCTTGGTTATGCTGATACTGTTTTTTATAAGTGTCCTAAGTGTGCTAAGTTCTTGGTTAAGGCTAAGTGTCATGATTGTGGTGGGGTTGATACTGAGGTTGTTAGGAAGGTTAGTTTTGTTGATGCGCCTGGTCACGAGTCTTTGATGGCTACTATGCTTGCTGGTACTACTGTTATGGATGGTGCTATTTTGTTGGTTGCTGCTAATGAGGTTTGTCCTCAGCCTCAGACTCGTGAGCATTTGATGGCTTTGCAGATTTCTGGTATTAAGAATGTTATTATTGCTCAGAATAAGATTGATTTGGTTGATGATGAGCGTGCTTTGAAAAATCATGTTCAGATTCGTGAATTTTTGAAAGGTACTGCTTATGAGGATGCTCCTATTATTCCTTTGAGTGCTCAGCACGGTGCTAATATTCATTTCTTGATTAGTGCTATTGAAGAGAGGATTCCTACGCCTGATAAGGATAAGGATTTGGATCCTTTGTTTTTGATTGCTAGGTCTTTTGATGTTAATAAGCCAGGTAGTGGTCCTGAGAAGCTTACTGGTGGTATTCTTGGTGGTGCTTTGGTTCAGGGTTCTTTTAAGGTTGGTGATAAATTAGAGATTCGTCCTGGTCGTGTTCTTGAGGAGCATAATCAGTTGGTTACTAAGCCTTTATTTGCTCGTGTTGTTAGTATTACTAGTGGTGGTAGCTCAGTTGATAGTATTAGTCCTGGTGGTTCTATTGGTGTTATGACTTCTCTTGATCCTAGTATTGTTAAGTCTGATAATCTTGTTGGTAACGTCGCAGGTTTTCCTGGTAAGTTGCCTCCTGTTTGGACTTTTTTGAAGTTGGAGATGAATCTTCTTAATAGGGTTGTGGGTAGTCAGCAAGACTTGGAGGTTCAGCCTTTGCGTTCTGGTGAGGTTTTAATGCTTAATGTTAATTCTGCTGCTACTGTTGGTCAGGTTGTTGATCTTGGTAAGAATATTGCTTCTTTGCGTCTTCGTTTGCCTGTTTGTGCTGATGTTGGTGCTAGGGTTAGTGTTAGTCGTAAAGTTGGTAATAGGTTTAGGCTTATTGGTTTCGGTATTATTAAGGAATAATTCTTTTGTGTAGGGGTTGAACACTTTCGGCAAATTTTCATGATTTTTCATAAAGTTTTTAATTGATTGTTTATTGTTCTTGTTGTATGGTTAATAAAAAGCTTGTTGATTCAATTTTGGATAAGGTTTTGGTTGATATTATGCCTAGTTCTGATTCTTTGGTTGTTGTTAATGATTTTGTTAATGAGTTAAATGTTTTGCTTGAGAAAAAAAAGGTTGGTGCTGTCGCGGTTCTTGGTGGTAGTACCGCTAAGGGTACTTTTCTTAAGGATGATTTTGATGCTGATATTTTTGTTAAGTTTGATGTTTCTTTTAAGGGTAAAGATATTTCGGGTTTGCTTGCTAGTGTTTTGAAGGATAATTTCGTGTTTGATCGTGTTCGTGGTTCTAGGGATTATTTTCATGTTCGTCGTGGATTAGTTTTTGAGTTGGTTCCTGTTATTGATGTTTCTCGTATTGAGGATGCTGATAATGTTATTGATATGTCTCCTTTGCATGTTGATTATTTTCTTCGTAAGGGTGCTGGTTTGGAGGATGATGTTCGTTTGTTGAAGCGTTTTATGAAGTCTGCTCGTGTTTATGGTGCGGAGAGTTTCATTAAGGGTTTTAGTGGGCACGTTGTTGATTTGTTGGTTATTAAATATGGTAGTTTTATGAATGTATTAAGGGCTGTTTCTAAGTGGGAGCCTGTTGTTATTATTGATATTGATAAGAAATTAAAGGATCCTTTGTTGGAGCTTGATAAGGCTAAGGTTTCTGGTCCTTTAGTAGTTGTTGATCCTGTTCAGAAGGATAGGAACGCGGCTACTGCTTTAAGTTTTGATTGTTTTTATGATTTTGTGAATCGTTGTAAGTCTTTTTTGGAATCTCCTTCTGAGGATTTTTTTGTTTTGAGGTCTGCTAGGGACGTTGTTTCTCCTAAGAAAGGGGAGTCTTTGTTTGAATTCGTTATTGATCCTCTTAGTGGTAGTGAGGATGTTTCTGGTTCTAAGGTTCTTAAGGTTTTGGATTTTTTGTTTAAGGAATTGAAGAATCGTGATTTTTTGTGTTCTGGTTTTGTTTGGGATTTTGGTTTTCCTTGTAGGGCTTATTTTTGTGTTGAGGATATAAAATTGGATCCTGTTAAGGTTGTTCGTGGTCCTCCTTTGAGTTCTGAGGTTCATTGTTCTGCTTTTAGGGCTAAGCACAAAGTTGTTTTTGATGATGGTAATTTTTTGTTTGCTAAGGTTAATAGGGATTTTGTTTGTGTTTCTTCTTTGTTTGATTTTTTGATTGAGGATTCTTATGTTTTGGAGCGTTGTGTTAGTATCTCTTATAAAAAGATTTGATTTTTTTACTTCTTAGTGGTGCTTTGTGAAAAGTTTTTTATATTTGTTTGATTTTTTCGTGTTTGTCATGGTTG
The nucleotide sequence above comes from Candidatus Woesearchaeota archaeon. Encoded proteins:
- a CDS encoding 4Fe-4S binding protein, yielding MIHPTIKLEELRKKGKTDLEKNRITIGLATCGISAGAQPVYEALKKSDLPYEVDKTGCAGMCYAEPIVTVINNGKKTIYGYVTEENVQELIDSIKQNKKHKQLFLAHELEDLEFYKKQKRLVMNNCGTINPYKLEHYLAKEGYQALQNAINKEPLEVVEDIKKSGLRGRGGAGFPTGLKWSFLAEKKGKKYLICNGDEGDPGAFMNRTLMESDPYKIIEGMTIGAYATGCEEGIIYTRAEYPLAIKILQNAIDEAYKKGLLGQHILGKKFNFDLKIQQGAGAFVCGEESALINSLEGKRGQPNPRPPFPAQKGFRGLPTLVNNVGTWGHVTTIMRITPEKYAEIGTTKTKGTKIICLTGKIKRTGVIEVPFGIPLKDLVYSIGGGMIDNTKFKALLSGGPAGGFLPKNKLDTPLDYETLQELGTIIGSGGFIVANDKSCIVNIAKFFINFTQQESCGKCTPCREGSKRLLELLTKVTRGIATPQDLEKIEELSHFIQDTALCGLGQNAANPVLSSIKSFNEEYDLHIKQKKCPALVCDNLLTYEINKDCIGCGNCKRHCPVNAITGEPKEMHVINQETCIKCGACYHACAFNSIDRK
- a CDS encoding NAD(P)H-dependent oxidoreductase subunit E, producing the protein MVFLRKVKIHEQDYYYLFRCESNPFKKYKKYIGTNKPNKLELKKLEKQFLEEIQKNPDTQEIQEKNIIELLQEIQEKNKYISEEAIIKISKELGIPAINLYGVLTFYSQFKLKEPGKNHVCVCRGTACHVKKSDSLLKSIEELLKIKSGETTKDKLFSLEEVNCIGACAKAPAIMINQKVYGEQNKEKTKKIIQELRINNAK
- a CDS encoding translation initiation factor IF-2 subunit gamma, producing MTSEDKPKVKKTVKKVSKVVKDKIKDVKIVKDTKKSVNIVKNKSDFLQPSINIGLVGHVDHGKTTLTERLSGKWTDTHSEEMKRGITIKLGYADTVFYKCPKCAKFLVKAKCHDCGGVDTEVVRKVSFVDAPGHESLMATMLAGTTVMDGAILLVAANEVCPQPQTREHLMALQISGIKNVIIAQNKIDLVDDERALKNHVQIREFLKGTAYEDAPIIPLSAQHGANIHFLISAIEERIPTPDKDKDLDPLFLIARSFDVNKPGSGPEKLTGGILGGALVQGSFKVGDKLEIRPGRVLEEHNQLVTKPLFARVVSITSGGSSVDSISPGGSIGVMTSLDPSIVKSDNLVGNVAGFPGKLPPVWTFLKLEMNLLNRVVGSQQDLEVQPLRSGEVLMLNVNSAATVGQVVDLGKNIASLRLRLPVCADVGARVSVSRKVGNRFRLIGFGIIKE
- a CDS encoding nucleotidyltransferase domain-containing protein is translated as MVNKKLVDSILDKVLVDIMPSSDSLVVVNDFVNELNVLLEKKKVGAVAVLGGSTAKGTFLKDDFDADIFVKFDVSFKGKDISGLLASVLKDNFVFDRVRGSRDYFHVRRGLVFELVPVIDVSRIEDADNVIDMSPLHVDYFLRKGAGLEDDVRLLKRFMKSARVYGAESFIKGFSGHVVDLLVIKYGSFMNVLRAVSKWEPVVIIDIDKKLKDPLLELDKAKVSGPLVVVDPVQKDRNAATALSFDCFYDFVNRCKSFLESPSEDFFVLRSARDVVSPKKGESLFEFVIDPLSGSEDVSGSKVLKVLDFLFKELKNRDFLCSGFVWDFGFPCRAYFCVEDIKLDPVKVVRGPPLSSEVHCSAFRAKHKVVFDDGNFLFAKVNRDFVCVSSLFDFLIEDSYVLERCVSISYKKI